TCGAGGATGTTGCGCCGGAACGACGCGGCGGTCTTCTGGTCGAAGATCCCCTTCTCCTCGAACGCCTTGAAGGCGTCGCAGACGAGGACGTCGGCCCAGATGTAGCTGTAGTAGCCGGCGGAGTAGCCGCTGCCGCCGCCGAAGATGTGGTTGAAGTACGGGCTGCGGTAGCGCACGACGATCTCGGGGATCAGCCCCATCCGCTCCAGCGACTTCCGCTCGAACGCCGCGGCGTCCGGCTCCTCGCCCGCGGGGATCGTGTGCCAGTCCATGTCGAGGATCGACGCCGCGAGGTACTCCACGGTGTCGAACCCTTGGTTGAACTGGCCGGCCTTCTTGATCTTCTCCACCAGCTCGGCGGGAATCGGCTCGCCGGTCTTCCAGTGCTTGGCGTAGACCTTCAGCACCTCCGGCTGCAGCGCCCAATGCTCCATGATCTGCGAGGGGAGCTCGACGAAGTCGCGCGGCATGTCGTCGAGCGCGCCGTAGTGGACCTTGGAGAAGAGCCCCTGCAGCGCGTGTCCGAACTCGTGGAAGAGGGTGTGCACTTCCTCGAGCGAGAGGAGCGCCGGCGCGTCCTGCGTCGGGCGGGTGAAGTTGAGCACGTTGGTCACGATCGGCCGCACGTCCTTGCCGTCCACGAACCGCTGGCCGCGCAGGCGGCCGCACCACGCGCCGCCGCGCTTGCCGGGACGCGGGTGGTAGTCGGCGGTGTAGACGCCGAGGAACGAGCCGTCCTTGTCGCGCACCTCGAACGTGCGGACCTCGGGGTTGTACTTCGGCAGGTCGGTCCGCTCCTTGAACGTCACGCCGTAGAGGCGGTTCGCGGCGTAGAAGGCGCCGGCGCGGACCTGGTCGAGCGGGAAGTAGGGGCGGAGCGCCGCGTCGTCGAGGTCGTAGCGCGCCTTGCGCTCCTTCTCCGCGTAGTAGCGCCAGTCCCACGGCTCGAGCTTGAAGTCGCCCCCTTCGGCCTTGATCCGCGCCTGCAGGGCGGCCGCCTCGTCCTTCGCCGCCTCGATCGCCGGCTTCCAGAGCTGGTCGAGCAGGTCGTAGACCTTGGCCGGCGTCTTGGCCATGTTCTCGTCGAGGATGTAGTCGGCGTGCGTCTTGTAGCCGAGGAGGTTCGCCCGCTCGGCGCGCAGCGCGGCGATGCGGGAGAGGACCTTCTTGTTGTCGAAGGCGTCGTCGTGGTCGCCGCGGCTGATGTAGGCCTCGAGCAGCTTGCGGCGCAGCTCGCGGTTCGCGGCGAACGTCTCGAACGGCCAGATCGACGGCGCCTGGAGCGTGAAGACCCACTTCCCCGGCTGGCCCGCGGCCTTGGCCGCGTCGGCCGCGGCGGCGACGACGGCCGGCGGCAGCCCGGCGAGGTCCGCCTCCTTGTCGATCACGAGGCGGAAGGCGTTCGTCTCCTTGAGCAGGTTGTCGCCGAACTTGACCCCCAGCGTCGCCAGCTCCTGGTTGACCGCGCGCAGCCGCGTCTGCTTCTCCGGCGGAAGGTTGGCGCCGCCGCGGACGAACCCCTTGTACGTCTCCTCGAGCAGCTTGCTCCGCTCCCGGTCGAGCTTGAGCGCGGCGCGCTGTTCCCAGACCGCCTTGACGCGGGCGAAGAGCGCGGCGTCGAGCGCCTCGTCGTCGCGCAGCGCGGCGAGCTTCGGCGAGACCTGCCGCGCGATCGCCTGCAGCTGCTCGTTCGTGTCGGCCGAGGAGAGGCTGTAGAAGACCGACGAGACCTTCTCCAGCAGCTGGCCGCCGCGGTCGAGCGCCTCGATCGTGTCGGCGAAGCTCGGCGCTTCCTTCCGGGCGTCGATCGCCGCGATCTCCGCCTTCCTTTGGCGGATCGCCTCGTCGAACGCCGGGAGGTAGTGCTCCGCCTTGATCTTGTCGAACGGCGGCATCGCGAACGGCGTCTTCCACTGCTCGAAGAACGGGTTCGCGGCGGGCGCCGGCGCGGCGGCCGGCGGGGCGGGGGGCTGCGCCGCCGCGGGCAGGGCGCACGCGGCGACGGCGAGGGCGGCGAGGCGTTTCCTCATCGGCAGGTCTCCTGTGGGGAATTCGGGCGCGCGGCTGCGCGCGTCGAGCATTGTAGGCCGCCGCTCGCGCGCGCCGAACGACCGCTCGTCGGCCGTGCGGCGCCGCCCGTCGCCCCGCGCGCCCCGCCCGGCGTTCGCCCGCCGCCGCGCCCGCGCCGCGGTTGCTACGATCGCCCCGCCGTCCGATCTTCCCCGGCCGGCGCGCGGTCGCGGCGACCGTCGCGTCGCCGGGCGGCCGCGGGCGGCGGCGGGAGGGTTCGGTGGAGACGATCCGGTTCCTCGGCGCGGACGACGCGCCGGCGTTGCTCGACGCGTTCAACGACGCCTTCGCCGACTACGCCGTAGACGTGCGGATGGACGAGGCGCGGTTCCGCGATCTCCTGGCGCGCCGCGCGGTCCGGCTCGACCTCTCGGTCGGCGCCTTCTCCGGCGGGCGGATCGTCGCCTTCCTCGCCAACGGCTTCGCCTCGTGGCGCGGCGCGCCCTCGGCCTACGACTCGGGGACCGGCGTCGTTCGCGCGTTCCGCGGCCGCGGACTGGCGGCGCGGACGTTCGACTTCGCCGCGCCGCGCCTCGTCGCCGAGGGGGCGCGCCGCTACGTCCTCGAGGTCCTCGCCTCGAACGAGCCGGCGCTGCGGATCTACCGCGCCAAGGGGTTCGCGCCGACGCGGCGGCTGCTCTGCTTCGAGGCCGGGCGGGCGACGGTCGCGGCGCGCCCCGCGGCGGGCGTCGTCGTGCGCGAGGCGCCGGGGCTCGACGCGGCGTTCGCCGCGGCGTCCGGCGACTTCGCGCCGTCGTGGCAGAACACGTCCGAGGCGCTGGCGCGCAGCCTCGCGCCGCGGACGACGCTGGAGGCGTTCCTCGACGGGCGCCGCGCCGGCTGCGCGGTCGTGGTCCCCTCGACCGGCGACCTGCCGCTGCTCGCCGTGGAGCGCGGCTTCCGCGGCCGCGGCGCCGGATCGGCGCTCCTCGCGGCGGCGGCGCGCGCGGCGGGCGCTCGGCCGCTGCGCGCGATCAACGTGGACGCCGCGGCGGCGGAGACGGCGCGGTTCCTCCGCGCGCGCGGCTTCGCCGAAACGGCGGCGCAGTTCGAGATGGAACTGCCGCTCGGCTGACCGCGCGCCGCCGCGTCGCCGGCGTCAGGACGCGGCGTCCGCCGCGGCCGCGGCCGGCTTCCGCGACAGGAGCTCCTGCAGCCGCTCCATGTAGAGGTAGAAGACCGGCGTCACGAAGAGGGTCAGCGACTGCGAGACGATCAGTCCGCCGACGACCGCGAGGCCGAGCGGGCGGCGCGCCTCGGCGCCGGCGCCCATGCCGAGCGCGATCGGCAGCGTGCCGAACAGCGCGGCCATCGTCGTCATCATGATCGGGCGGAAGCGGGTCAGGCTCGCCTCGTAGATCGCCTCGCGCGCCCCCTTGCCGGAGCGCCGCGCCTCGACGGCGAAGTCGACCATCATGATTCCGTTCTTCTTCACCAGGCCGACGAGCATGATGATGCCGACGAAGGCGTAGATGTTGAGGTCCATGCGGAAGGCGAGCAGCGCGAGCAGCGCCCCCGCGCCGGCCAGCGGCAGCGCGGAGAGGATCGTCAGCGGGTGGATGAAGCTCTCGTAGAGGATCGCGAGGACCATGTAGATCACGAGGACGGCCAGCAGGAGCAGCAGGCCGAGCCCCTGCAGCGACGACTGGAAGACCTGCGCCGTCCCTTGGAACGTCGCCGTCATCGTCGCCGGCAGCGTCTCGCGCGCGAGGTCGGCGACCGCCGCCGTCGCCTCGCC
The sequence above is a segment of the bacterium genome. Coding sequences within it:
- a CDS encoding GNAT family N-acetyltransferase — encoded protein: METIRFLGADDAPALLDAFNDAFADYAVDVRMDEARFRDLLARRAVRLDLSVGAFSGGRIVAFLANGFASWRGAPSAYDSGTGVVRAFRGRGLAARTFDFAAPRLVAEGARRYVLEVLASNEPALRIYRAKGFAPTRRLLCFEAGRATVAARPAAGVVVREAPGLDAAFAAASGDFAPSWQNTSEALARSLAPRTTLEAFLDGRRAGCAVVVPSTGDLPLLAVERGFRGRGAGSALLAAAARAAGARPLRAINVDAAAAETARFLRARGFAETAAQFEMELPLG
- a CDS encoding M3 family metallopeptidase — translated: MRKRLAALAVAACALPAAAQPPAPPAAAPAPAANPFFEQWKTPFAMPPFDKIKAEHYLPAFDEAIRQRKAEIAAIDARKEAPSFADTIEALDRGGQLLEKVSSVFYSLSSADTNEQLQAIARQVSPKLAALRDDEALDAALFARVKAVWEQRAALKLDRERSKLLEETYKGFVRGGANLPPEKQTRLRAVNQELATLGVKFGDNLLKETNAFRLVIDKEADLAGLPPAVVAAAADAAKAAGQPGKWVFTLQAPSIWPFETFAANRELRRKLLEAYISRGDHDDAFDNKKVLSRIAALRAERANLLGYKTHADYILDENMAKTPAKVYDLLDQLWKPAIEAAKDEAAALQARIKAEGGDFKLEPWDWRYYAEKERKARYDLDDAALRPYFPLDQVRAGAFYAANRLYGVTFKERTDLPKYNPEVRTFEVRDKDGSFLGVYTADYHPRPGKRGGAWCGRLRGQRFVDGKDVRPIVTNVLNFTRPTQDAPALLSLEEVHTLFHEFGHALQGLFSKVHYGALDDMPRDFVELPSQIMEHWALQPEVLKVYAKHWKTGEPIPAELVEKIKKAGQFNQGFDTVEYLAASILDMDWHTIPAGEEPDAAAFERKSLERMGLIPEIVVRYRSPYFNHIFGGGSGYSAGYYSYIWADVLVCDAFKAFEEKGIFDQKTAASFRRNIL